The Thermodesulfobacteriota bacterium genome has a window encoding:
- a CDS encoding ATPase, T2SS/T4P/T4SS family, whose amino-acid sequence MALPTKKEIGRILEGKGFISEDSIREAIELLNKEGIRFGEACMKLGLIDERQLVEALADQYGLEMIDIERVEVDEEALNLIPVEVLHRCKVVPVRHGEATLVVTADPTDILKLDDIERMIEEGGGSVDGVAVGTPTDIERLLTRGGGSRRILREVEEGFDIESLKVGDDEDESILSIEKISEDASPVVKLVDTTIYDAISKRASDIHLESGNEGLTVKYRLDGVLHKVMGPIDRKFQASIVSRVKVMSELDISERRIPQDGRFKIRLKNKTIDFRVSIMPSIHGEDAVIRVLDKEHITREFEHLSLDLLGFGDKEVQHLRRMIHEPYGMLLVTGPTGSGKTTTLYAAISEINTGEDKIVTIEDPVEYELKGIIQIPVNEKKGLTFARGLRSVLRHDPDKIMVGEIRDQETAQIAIQAALTGHLVFTTVHANNVFDVMGRFIHMGIEPYNFVTALNCILAQRLLRLVCPECKTPVDIPPDTLRDSGIDPQNCKDATFYRGKGCGECFNTGYRGRRAVMELLDLSDEIRDMIASKEPISVIKRKAGEEGMVGLRQRAIELVVEGKTTIEEINRVTFVE is encoded by the coding sequence ATGGCGTTACCTACCAAGAAGGAGATTGGCAGGATACTGGAGGGCAAGGGTTTCATATCGGAGGACTCCATCCGGGAGGCAATCGAGCTTCTTAATAAAGAGGGCATACGTTTCGGGGAGGCCTGCATGAAGCTCGGGCTTATAGACGAGCGCCAACTCGTCGAGGCCCTCGCCGACCAGTACGGTCTTGAGATGATCGACATCGAGAGGGTCGAGGTGGACGAGGAGGCGCTGAACCTTATACCCGTTGAGGTGCTCCACAGGTGCAAGGTGGTGCCCGTAAGGCACGGGGAGGCGACCCTCGTCGTCACCGCCGACCCCACCGACATACTCAAGCTCGACGACATCGAGCGTATGATAGAGGAGGGGGGGGGGAGTGTCGACGGGGTGGCCGTGGGCACCCCCACTGATATAGAAAGGCTTCTCACCCGCGGCGGCGGCTCAAGGAGGATCTTGAGAGAGGTGGAAGAGGGCTTCGATATCGAGTCCCTCAAGGTGGGGGACGATGAGGACGAATCGATCCTGTCCATAGAAAAGATAAGCGAGGACGCGAGCCCGGTCGTAAAGCTCGTGGATACCACCATATACGACGCCATCTCGAAGAGGGCGAGCGACATACACCTCGAGAGCGGCAATGAGGGCCTTACGGTCAAGTACAGGCTCGATGGCGTCCTCCACAAGGTCATGGGGCCGATAGACAGGAAGTTCCAGGCGAGCATAGTCTCCAGGGTAAAGGTTATGAGCGAGCTCGATATATCCGAGAGGAGGATACCCCAGGACGGCAGGTTCAAGATAAGGCTCAAGAACAAGACCATAGACTTCAGGGTGTCTATCATGCCGAGCATCCACGGCGAGGACGCCGTTATAAGGGTGCTCGACAAGGAGCACATAACCCGCGAGTTCGAGCACCTGAGCCTGGACCTTCTCGGCTTCGGAGATAAAGAGGTGCAGCACTTGAGGAGGATGATACACGAGCCCTACGGCATGCTGCTCGTGACGGGCCCCACCGGAAGCGGAAAGACCACCACGCTATATGCCGCCATCTCCGAGATAAACACCGGAGAGGACAAGATAGTCACCATCGAGGACCCGGTGGAGTACGAGCTCAAGGGGATCATCCAGATACCGGTCAACGAAAAGAAGGGCCTTACCTTCGCCAGGGGGCTCCGCTCCGTCTTGAGGCACGACCCTGACAAGATCATGGTAGGCGAGATACGCGACCAGGAAACCGCACAGATAGCAATACAGGCCGCCCTTACCGGACACCTCGTCTTCACCACGGTCCACGCCAATAACGTATTCGACGTCATGGGTAGGTTCATCCACATGGGCATAGAGCCGTACAACTTCGTCACCGCGCTTAACTGCATCCTGGCCCAGAGGCTTCTGAGGCTCGTCTGCCCGGAATGTAAAACCCCGGTGGATATACCCCCCGATACTCTCCGGGATTCCGGCATCGACCCGCAGAACTGCAAAGACGCGACTTTTTATCGGGGCAAGGGCTGCGGGGAGTGTTTTAACACGGGTTACAGGGGCAGGAGGGCGGTGATGGAACTGCTGGACCTCTCCGACGAGATAAGGGACATGATAGCCAGCAAGGAGCCGATTTCGGTCATTAAGAGGAAGGCCGGGGAAGAAGGCATGGTGGGGCTCAGGCAGAGGGCGATAGAACTGGTGGTGGAGGGGAAGACGACCATCGAGGAGATAAACAGGGTCACTTTCGTGGAGTAG
- a CDS encoding type II secretion system F family protein, whose translation MAHFKVRAATPEGRVLTREVEASTGEEARAQVERDGLYAVDVRPKGVALPGLQGRKGGVKASEFLVFNQGLVTLLKAGIPVVEGFETMLHQKGNNPRFSDAIADALREIRNGQPISEAMRTNPVVFPPLYTASISAGERTGDLIPAISGYIEYMKRMEAVRKKVVSAVTYPLFLSVASVAIIIFLLGYVVPSFASIYMNAGAELPLPTRVLMGVTDFLQYNFWLLVITLFFVVVGLRAFLETSAGRLYLDRIKLLLPQFGEIFKGYAIAKFARTLGMVLTSGVPLVQALSMVKGVLGNSVLEGRLEYVIKRVREGEAASTAMAEVEFMSDITLKMFTVGERAASLPAVLGDIADFNDEEVAHKINVMTDLIEPALMIIMGFVIAAIVVGLYLPIFMMGEVL comes from the coding sequence ATGGCACACTTCAAAGTCAGAGCGGCGACACCGGAGGGCAGGGTGTTGACGAGGGAGGTCGAGGCCTCCACCGGAGAAGAGGCGAGGGCCCAGGTTGAGAGGGACGGCCTTTACGCGGTGGACGTGCGTCCAAAGGGGGTTGCTCTTCCGGGCCTACAAGGGCGTAAAGGGGGTGTCAAAGCTTCCGAGTTCCTGGTGTTCAACCAGGGCCTCGTCACCCTCTTAAAGGCCGGGATTCCCGTTGTAGAGGGCTTTGAGACCATGCTGCACCAGAAGGGGAATAACCCTCGTTTCTCGGACGCCATAGCGGATGCCCTGAGGGAGATACGCAACGGCCAACCCATCTCGGAGGCCATGAGGACGAACCCCGTGGTCTTCCCGCCCCTTTACACGGCGTCCATAAGCGCCGGGGAGAGGACCGGGGACCTTATACCCGCGATATCGGGATACATCGAATACATGAAGAGGATGGAGGCCGTAAGGAAGAAGGTCGTATCGGCCGTGACCTATCCGTTGTTCTTGAGCGTGGCGAGCGTGGCGATCATTATTTTCCTTCTGGGCTACGTTGTGCCCTCTTTCGCGAGCATATACATGAATGCGGGTGCGGAGCTGCCGCTCCCAACGAGGGTACTTATGGGGGTTACGGATTTTTTACAGTATAACTTCTGGCTACTTGTCATTACTCTTTTCTTCGTGGTAGTAGGGCTGAGGGCTTTTCTGGAGACCTCGGCCGGGAGGCTTTACCTCGACAGGATAAAGCTTCTTCTGCCTCAGTTCGGCGAGATATTCAAGGGGTACGCGATAGCCAAGTTCGCAAGGACGCTCGGCATGGTGTTGACCTCGGGGGTGCCGCTTGTCCAGGCGCTTTCGATGGTGAAGGGGGTGCTGGGCAACTCCGTCCTTGAAGGAAGGCTTGAGTACGTTATAAAGAGGGTCAGGGAGGGAGAGGCGGCAAGTACCGCCATGGCCGAGGTGGAGTTCATGTCCGATATTACGCTTAAGATGTTCACCGTGGGCGAGAGGGCGGCCAGCCTCCCGGCGGTCCTCGGCGACATAGCCGACTTTAATGACGAAGAGGTCGCGCATAAAATAAACGTCATGACGGACCTGATCGAGCCGGCCCTTATGATAATCATGGGGTTTGTGATAGCCGCTATAGTGGTGGGGCTGTACCTGCCCATATTCATGATGGGGGAGGTCTTATAA
- a CDS encoding type II secretion system protein, whose amino-acid sequence MGKWGPGGDQGFSFVALLFAITLIGIALATTGVVWSTNMQREREAELLFRGGQIRDAIGRYYNGSPGAKRYPRKLEDLIKDRRQPSIKRYLRKLYTDPMTGNSDWQAVKAKDGGIMGVKSNSKKEPYKKGNFREEFSSFEGKESYNSWEFVYKPEDESRKETEKGKTEKKGKN is encoded by the coding sequence ATGGGGAAGTGGGGGCCGGGGGGGGATCAGGGTTTTAGCTTCGTGGCCCTTCTCTTCGCCATTACGCTCATAGGCATAGCGCTCGCTACTACCGGGGTCGTATGGAGTACTAACATGCAGAGGGAGAGGGAGGCGGAACTCCTCTTCAGGGGCGGACAGATAAGGGACGCCATCGGGAGGTACTATAACGGAAGCCCGGGGGCCAAGAGGTATCCGAGGAAGCTCGAGGACCTTATAAAGGACCGGAGGCAGCCGTCTATAAAACGCTACCTCAGGAAGCTCTATACGGACCCCATGACCGGCAACTCCGACTGGCAGGCCGTAAAGGCCAAGGACGGCGGGATAATGGGGGTGAAGAGCAACAGTAAGAAGGAACCCTACAAAAAGGGCAACTTCCGGGAAGAGTTCAGCTCTTTCGAGGGGAAGGAGAGCTACAACTCCTGGGAGTTCGTCTATAAGCCGGAGGATGAATCCCGGAAGGAAACGGAAAAGGGAAAGACGGAGAAAAAGGGGAAAAATTAG
- a CDS encoding prepilin-type N-terminal cleavage/methylation domain-containing protein: MTERSTAAGRKAPVSGAGFTLIEIMVVLTLIAILASIAVPLYRNSVVKAREAALLENLYRMREAIDKYYADMDEYPPSLSELVEKKYIRTVPEDPVTKSSDTWVEVPAEEGSGVYDVHSGSELVGRSGTPYSEW, from the coding sequence TTGACGGAACGCTCTACAGCAGCTGGTAGGAAGGCACCGGTTTCAGGCGCCGGCTTTACCCTGATAGAAATTATGGTGGTGCTCACCCTTATCGCGATCCTGGCGAGCATCGCCGTGCCCCTGTACCGCAACTCGGTTGTAAAGGCCAGGGAGGCGGCACTGCTGGAGAACCTCTACAGGATGCGCGAGGCCATAGACAAATACTACGCCGACATGGATGAGTACCCCCCGAGCCTCTCGGAGCTCGTCGAGAAAAAATACATACGGACGGTGCCCGAGGACCCCGTCACCAAATCAAGCGATACGTGGGTCGAGGTCCCGGCGGAAGAGGGGAGCGGTGTGTACGACGTGCACTCCGGGAGCGAGCTTGTGGGGCGTAGCGGCACACCCTACAGCGAGTGGTGA
- a CDS encoding type II secretion system protein, translated as MGRKGWTFIELIITIAILAVLASVVVPLSHMSVKRSKEVELRRDLRMLRTAIDDYKRAWDEGRIIRKVDESGYPEDLMVLVEGIEDAKSPESDRRIRFLRRIPRDPMSQDIYSDPEETWGLRSYESDPDSPEEGDDVFDVYSRSEETAIDGTLYSSW; from the coding sequence ATGGGACGGAAGGGGTGGACCTTCATAGAGCTCATCATAACCATTGCCATCCTCGCGGTGCTGGCCTCGGTGGTCGTCCCGCTTTCCCATATGAGCGTGAAGAGGTCCAAAGAGGTCGAGCTCAGAAGGGACTTGAGGATGCTCCGCACCGCGATAGACGACTACAAGAGGGCCTGGGATGAGGGGAGGATAATCCGGAAGGTCGACGAATCGGGCTACCCCGAAGACCTCATGGTACTGGTGGAGGGGATCGAGGACGCGAAGAGCCCGGAGTCGGACAGGCGTATCAGGTTCCTCCGCAGGATCCCGCGCGACCCCATGAGCCAGGACATCTACTCCGACCCCGAGGAGACATGGGGGCTCAGGAGCTACGAAAGCGACCCGGACAGCCCGGAAGAAGGGGACGACGTCTTTGACGTCTATTCCAGGAGCGAGGAGACGGCTATTGACGGAACGCTCTACAGCAGCTGGTAG
- a CDS encoding tetratricopeptide repeat protein — protein sequence MKNTGDIIIKGGSARGRLFALLLLGLIATGCAAAHAVAVKDADMLAARGEWDEAVLKYAEAYDEDPTNIHYKIKYRRARVEAGRIHFDRGEEHLGEGKHDAAILEFRAAILMDPTLGKARESLKKAERARESIYHYGRGLKALKAGEKREAKRAFKKSLSLDPDNKAVADELAGLKKKSALVIGGYELDLKSTKPITLEFRSAGVKKVFEVLSKLSGINFIFDSDMRDTKTSVFLKDATFHQALELILTTSKLARKAVSENTLVIYPDTPQKAKQYEEKLIKVFYLTNSDAKKMVNLLRTMIKARDIYVHAELNAIVVRANPDAIELAKKIIEATDLADSEVVLEVEVMEVSRNNGFNLGIDLSPDAITVAVPSSADPLTAGIITMGDLDKISTGKDLLITLPMGIINFMKEDLDVEILANPRIRVKNNEKAKIHIGERIPIITATVTTGGTTSDSVQYLDVGLKLNVEPTIRPNDEIDIKVSLEVSSLGDRTTTASGTVVYQIGTRNTETVLRLSDGETQLIGGLISDEERTTVKKIPGLGDIPVLGKLFSNTEKERVKTDILLSITPHIVRRLDVPDEENTEFLSGREDTPAPGPVIGGFEEERGGVGAMPVPPPPPLPPGTFPEAPEEEELLPPFRTPGQGQPPPPSSRFVPPGA from the coding sequence GTGAAAAATACCGGCGACATCATAATAAAGGGCGGCTCCGCCCGGGGGAGGCTATTTGCGCTCCTGCTTCTCGGCCTTATAGCCACGGGTTGCGCGGCCGCGCATGCCGTGGCCGTGAAGGACGCCGATATGCTGGCCGCCCGGGGGGAGTGGGACGAGGCGGTACTTAAGTACGCCGAGGCCTACGACGAAGACCCCACCAACATCCACTACAAGATAAAGTACAGGCGCGCCAGGGTCGAGGCGGGCAGGATACACTTCGACCGGGGCGAGGAGCACCTCGGGGAAGGGAAACACGATGCGGCCATCCTGGAGTTCCGGGCCGCCATTCTCATGGACCCGACCCTCGGCAAGGCCAGGGAGTCGCTTAAGAAGGCCGAGAGGGCCAGGGAGTCCATATACCATTACGGCAGGGGCCTCAAGGCCCTTAAGGCCGGAGAGAAGAGGGAGGCCAAACGGGCCTTCAAGAAGTCGCTTTCCCTGGACCCCGATAACAAGGCCGTAGCCGATGAACTCGCCGGGCTCAAGAAGAAAAGTGCGCTCGTAATCGGCGGCTACGAGCTCGACCTCAAGTCCACCAAACCCATTACCCTGGAGTTCAGAAGCGCGGGGGTCAAGAAGGTCTTCGAGGTGCTCTCGAAGCTCTCGGGCATAAACTTCATCTTCGACAGCGACATGAGGGACACCAAGACTTCCGTGTTCCTGAAGGACGCCACCTTCCATCAGGCCCTTGAGCTGATCCTCACCACCAGCAAGCTGGCCAGGAAGGCCGTAAGCGAGAACACCCTCGTCATATATCCCGATACCCCGCAGAAGGCCAAGCAGTACGAGGAGAAGCTCATAAAGGTCTTCTACCTTACCAACAGCGACGCCAAGAAGATGGTTAACCTGCTGAGGACCATGATAAAGGCGCGGGACATCTACGTGCACGCGGAGTTGAACGCCATCGTGGTCCGCGCCAACCCCGACGCCATTGAGCTCGCCAAGAAGATAATCGAGGCCACCGACCTCGCCGACTCCGAAGTCGTACTCGAGGTCGAGGTGATGGAGGTGAGCCGCAACAACGGCTTCAACCTCGGAATCGACCTCAGTCCGGACGCGATAACGGTCGCGGTCCCCTCAAGCGCCGACCCGTTGACCGCCGGGATTATCACCATGGGCGACCTCGACAAGATATCCACCGGCAAGGACCTCCTCATAACGCTCCCGATGGGCATCATCAACTTCATGAAGGAAGACCTCGACGTCGAGATACTCGCGAACCCGCGGATAAGGGTAAAGAATAACGAGAAGGCCAAGATACACATAGGCGAGAGGATACCCATCATAACGGCGACGGTAACCACCGGCGGGACGACGTCGGACAGCGTCCAGTACCTGGACGTGGGGCTGAAGCTCAACGTGGAGCCCACCATACGGCCTAACGACGAGATAGACATAAAGGTCAGCCTCGAGGTCAGCTCGCTCGGGGACAGGACCACGACCGCCTCCGGCACGGTGGTCTACCAGATAGGGACGCGCAATACCGAGACCGTCTTGAGGCTCTCCGACGGGGAGACCCAGCTCATAGGAGGGCTTATAAGCGACGAGGAGAGGACTACCGTAAAGAAGATACCCGGCCTCGGGGATATTCCCGTTCTGGGGAAACTCTTCTCCAACACGGAAAAGGAAAGGGTCAAGACCGACATACTGCTTTCCATCACCCCGCACATAGTAAGAAGGCTCGATGTACCGGATGAGGAAAACACCGAGTTCCTTTCCGGCAGGGAGGATACCCCCGCCCCCGGACCCGTTATCGGGGGCTTCGAGGAGGAAAGGGGAGGAGTGGGCGCCATGCCCGTGCCTCCACCGCCGCCTCTCCCGCCGGGTACGTTCCCGGAAGCTCCCGAAGAAGAGGAGTTGCTTCCTCCTTTCAGGACGCCCGGGCAGGGCCAACCTCCCCCACCTTCCTCCAGGTTCGTTCCCCCGGGGGCGTGA
- the rho gene encoding transcription termination factor Rho: MNLKELKEKKINELASLAQKYKIDNAATMRRQDLIFSLLQAQSEQNGMIYGEGVLETLPDGFGFLRAPDYNYLPGPDDIYVSPSQIRRFNLRTGDIISGQIRPPKEGERYFALLKVEQLNHESPDKAKDKILFDNLTPLYPEERLDLEIPPKSDLCMRIMDLFTPVGKGQRGLIVSPPRAGKTMLLQKMANSITTNQPEVVLLVLLIDERPEEVTDMQRSVKGEVISSTFDEPAQRHVQVAEMVIEKAKRLVEHQKDVVILLDSVTRLARAYNTVVPPSGKILSGGVDSNALHKPKRFFGAARNIEEGGSLTIIATALIETGSRMDEVIFEEFKGTGNMEIVLDRKLADRRVFPAIDLNKSGTRKEDLLIPKEDLNRIWILRKVLQPLNPVESMEFLLTKIQSTKSNKEFLQSMSK; encoded by the coding sequence ATGAATCTTAAGGAATTGAAGGAAAAGAAGATAAACGAGCTTGCGAGCCTCGCCCAGAAGTACAAGATAGACAATGCCGCTACCATGAGGAGGCAGGATCTGATATTTTCTCTCCTTCAGGCCCAGTCCGAGCAGAACGGGATGATATACGGCGAGGGGGTGCTTGAGACCCTGCCCGACGGCTTCGGCTTTCTCCGGGCCCCGGACTATAACTACCTTCCCGGCCCCGACGACATCTACGTCTCACCGTCCCAGATAAGAAGGTTCAACCTCCGGACCGGTGACATAATCTCCGGACAGATAAGGCCGCCGAAGGAGGGGGAGAGGTACTTCGCCCTCTTGAAGGTAGAGCAACTTAACCATGAATCGCCCGATAAGGCCAAGGACAAGATACTTTTCGATAACCTCACCCCGCTTTATCCCGAGGAGAGGCTGGACCTCGAGATACCGCCCAAGAGCGACCTCTGTATGAGGATCATGGACCTCTTCACACCCGTTGGCAAAGGCCAGAGGGGCCTTATCGTATCCCCGCCGAGGGCCGGTAAGACCATGCTGCTCCAGAAGATGGCCAACTCCATTACAACGAACCAGCCCGAGGTGGTCCTCCTGGTCCTTCTGATAGACGAGAGGCCCGAGGAGGTGACCGACATGCAGAGGTCGGTCAAGGGGGAGGTCATAAGCTCGACCTTCGACGAGCCCGCCCAGAGGCACGTGCAGGTGGCCGAGATGGTCATAGAGAAGGCCAAGAGGCTCGTCGAGCACCAGAAAGACGTAGTGATACTGCTCGACAGCGTCACCCGGCTCGCCAGGGCCTACAATACGGTCGTACCGCCGAGCGGCAAGATCCTCTCCGGCGGCGTGGACTCCAACGCGCTCCATAAGCCCAAGAGGTTCTTCGGCGCCGCCAGGAACATCGAGGAGGGTGGCAGCCTCACCATCATAGCCACCGCGCTCATAGAGACCGGCAGCAGGATGGACGAGGTCATATTCGAGGAGTTCAAGGGCACGGGCAATATGGAGATAGTGCTCGACAGGAAACTCGCCGACAGGAGGGTATTCCCCGCCATAGACCTGAACAAGTCCGGCACCAGGAAAGAGGACCTGCTGATTCCCAAGGAGGACCTGAACAGGATATGGATACTCAGGAAGGTCCTCCAGCCCCTTAACCCGGTCGAGAGCATGGAGTTTCTCCTCACTAAGATTCAGAGCACCAAGAGCAACAAGGAGTTCCTCCAGTCCATGAGCAAGTAG
- the coaE gene encoding dephospho-CoA kinase (Dephospho-CoA kinase (CoaE) performs the final step in coenzyme A biosynthesis.), which produces MTVVGLTGGVASGKSHVAAVFKKLGAHLIDADEIAREVVNPGEPAHGEIVEEFGEGVLNEDGTIDRKGLGAMVFGDPGAREKLNAITHPRIMDEIEKRTECLRKGHPDGIVIVDAPLLIEVGLHRKMDKVVVVHTDDETLVKRLMKRDGLTEDEARARLAAQMPVSEKVRYADFVIDSTGSKEDTVKKAEEVYRKIEGG; this is translated from the coding sequence GTGACGGTGGTGGGGCTTACAGGCGGGGTGGCTTCCGGCAAGAGTCATGTGGCGGCCGTGTTTAAAAAACTCGGCGCGCACCTTATAGACGCCGACGAGATAGCGAGGGAGGTCGTAAACCCGGGGGAGCCGGCCCACGGGGAGATAGTGGAAGAGTTCGGAGAAGGGGTCCTGAACGAGGACGGCACGATAGACCGGAAGGGCCTCGGGGCTATGGTCTTCGGGGACCCCGGAGCGCGAGAGAAGCTCAACGCCATAACCCATCCCCGGATAATGGACGAGATAGAGAAGCGGACCGAATGCTTACGAAAGGGGCATCCGGACGGGATAGTCATAGTTGACGCCCCGCTCCTTATAGAGGTGGGGCTCCACAGGAAGATGGATAAGGTCGTAGTGGTGCATACCGACGATGAGACGCTCGTAAAGAGGCTCATGAAGAGGGACGGCCTTACCGAAGACGAGGCGAGGGCGCGGCTGGCGGCCCAGATGCCCGTAAGCGAGAAGGTCCGGTACGCCGACTTCGTTATCGACAGCACCGGGAGCAAGGAAGATACCGTGAAGAAGGCCGAGGAGGTATACAGGAAGATCGAGGGCGGATAA
- the pgeF gene encoding peptidoglycan editing factor PgeF codes for MPERSGIIYASSERFFPSDSVVHGFLGRVGGVGGVSPAPFSSLNLGGRVGDDPENVRKNKEAVAAAFGFAADMLVTPRQVHGDGVAVVEGAGDEAVEADGAVTAVKGLAIGVLTADCVPILLFDPVKRAVGVVHAGWKGTLKGVASRTVEAMESGFGSRPGDILAAIGPCIGVCCYRVGEEVASEFERVLGIGTEYVVREGGEGGEGKASSVDLGGANTAKLLSAGLLEENVTNESACTSCRNDIFFSYRKDAAVTGRQLSFIMLKE; via the coding sequence TTGCCTGAGCGGAGCGGGATAATATATGCCTCCTCGGAGAGGTTTTTCCCTTCCGACTCCGTGGTACATGGTTTTCTCGGCAGGGTGGGGGGGGTGGGGGGGGTAAGTCCCGCGCCGTTCTCTTCGCTCAACCTCGGGGGCCGGGTCGGGGACGACCCGGAGAACGTAAGAAAGAATAAAGAGGCCGTTGCCGCAGCCTTCGGCTTTGCCGCGGATATGCTCGTAACCCCCCGACAGGTACACGGAGACGGCGTGGCGGTGGTGGAGGGCGCGGGCGACGAGGCCGTCGAGGCCGACGGGGCAGTGACGGCCGTTAAAGGTCTGGCAATAGGGGTCCTCACGGCCGACTGCGTTCCGATACTGCTCTTCGACCCGGTAAAGAGGGCCGTTGGGGTTGTGCACGCGGGATGGAAAGGGACCCTTAAGGGGGTGGCCTCAAGGACCGTGGAGGCCATGGAGAGTGGTTTCGGCTCCAGGCCAGGGGATATACTGGCCGCTATCGGTCCGTGTATCGGGGTTTGCTGCTACCGCGTTGGCGAGGAAGTGGCCTCGGAGTTCGAAAGGGTCTTGGGTATTGGCACGGAATATGTGGTCCGGGAGGGGGGTGAGGGGGGGGAGGGGAAGGCGTCCAGTGTCGACCTCGGCGGGGCGAATACGGCAAAACTCCTCTCCGCCGGCCTGCTCGAGGAAAACGTAACGAATGAATCGGCTTGCACTTCGTGCCGTAACGATATATTCTTCTCCTACAGGAAGGACGCAGCGGTGACGGGCAGGCAGCTGAGCTTCATAATGTTAAAGGAGTAG
- a CDS encoding RluA family pseudouridine synthase: METTHTFTVSEPDVSKRLDVFLAERLPEDISRSGIKNLIKKGLVLAGGSTVKAGHRLRSGEEVRINIPEPTPSGVVPELIPLDIIHEDDDVIVINKPPDLTVHPGAGRSAGTLVNALLHHTKNLSSIGGPLRPGIVHRLDKDTSGSLVVAKTDRAHLSLAKQFEEHTTTRRYHALVWGAVEDDESTAEGIIDLAIGRDIANRKKISTKSRKKRAAVTRYRVVRRFEGFTLLEVSPETGRTHQIRVHLQAIKHPIVGDPLYGRKTLPPNLDKPLHDALKGTKTQCLHASVIGFNHPTGPGGPGGNAYVEFSAPMPPVMKKLLKLLEERAVA; encoded by the coding sequence ATGGAAACTACCCATACCTTCACCGTATCCGAACCGGACGTATCGAAGAGGCTTGACGTGTTCCTTGCCGAAAGGCTTCCGGAAGATATCTCCCGCTCGGGGATAAAGAACCTCATAAAGAAGGGGCTCGTCCTCGCAGGCGGCAGTACGGTAAAGGCGGGCCACAGGCTCAGGTCCGGTGAGGAGGTCAGGATAAATATCCCGGAGCCCACACCGTCCGGGGTCGTGCCCGAGCTGATACCGCTCGATATAATCCATGAGGACGATGACGTAATAGTAATAAACAAGCCGCCGGACCTTACCGTGCACCCCGGTGCCGGGAGGAGTGCCGGTACGCTCGTGAACGCCCTCCTCCACCATACGAAGAACCTCTCTTCCATAGGGGGCCCTCTCCGGCCCGGCATAGTCCACAGGCTCGATAAGGACACCTCCGGCTCGCTCGTGGTGGCCAAGACCGACCGGGCCCACCTCTCGCTCGCGAAACAGTTCGAGGAGCACACGACCACCAGGCGCTACCACGCGCTTGTCTGGGGCGCGGTGGAGGACGACGAGAGCACAGCCGAGGGCATAATAGATCTGGCCATAGGCAGGGATATCGCTAACAGGAAGAAGATATCCACGAAGAGCAGAAAGAAGAGAGCGGCCGTGACGCGCTACAGGGTCGTCCGCCGCTTCGAGGGCTTTACCCTCCTCGAGGTCTCTCCGGAGACCGGCCGCACTCACCAGATAAGGGTACACCTCCAGGCCATAAAGCACCCTATCGTGGGGGACCCGCTCTACGGCAGGAAAACACTCCCGCCTAACCTCGATAAGCCGCTCCACGACGCGCTGAAGGGGACAAAGACCCAGTGCCTCCACGCGTCGGTCATAGGTTTTAACCATCCGACCGGGCCGGGCGGGCCGGGCGGGAACGCCTACGTGGAGTTCAGCGCCCCGATGCCGCCGGTCATGAAAAAGCTTTTGAAACTACTCGAAGAGAGAGCCGTTGCCTGA